The following are encoded together in the Rhizoctonia solani chromosome 10, complete sequence genome:
- a CDS encoding Retrotransposon gag protein, producing MPGLGAMGETSLTPSQIQLGWSAPSSQTHTPAPAAVPPHVYSPMSFDQMSDCKLLDMVAQNMIILKKEFSQLQGAYKAQSDQLALLRAELEEHRNQSQNQHIFYSTQIQGAAASIQAVQDQLLHNSTTRPTAPPPPSGTATSTNPPPAPASSNSDLKFAKPNKFSGKKEDALNFIIACQAYIRAKGANRSHEEKILWVTSYFEGAAEDWVRPYKERKVFRGEAVPLLEDIDVFWAEFTKHYVDTNRDEKYRQKWNNLRQKALVQEYTREFQQYSVSLGYSDKTLRNKYYDGLQNNIKDIMLSTMFQWRRATAQQVYDKAEEIANHIESTRLSHPSVSTVRAPANAAPTTTSIPPSTRTRLNVGDNVYMIDPTTRRAKKGAITSIVCTTSGNMPNVCWNGESKDTMVPFPSLKKDERPAAAAPVKPIVAPVPVLATSKGPGPMDLDGRGFANLTCHVCGGKGHFARNCPSKPMSGHVANVKWSWERPKEENRIEVVSDEEESGKGKAKAD from the coding sequence atgcctggctTGGGCGCGATGGGAGAAACTAGCCTGACTCCctcccaaatccaattgGGGTGGTCCGCCCCTTCTTCACAAACTCATACTCCTGCacctgcggctgtgccgcctCATGTTTATTCTCCCATGTCCTTTGATCAAATGTCAGATTGCAAACTCCTTGATATGGTAGCCCAGAATATGATCATTTTGAAAAAAGAATTTTCCCAATTACAAGGGGCTTACAAAGCCCAAAGTGATCAATTAGCATTGTTAAGGGCTGAACTTGAGGAACATCGCAACCAGTCGCAAAATCAACATATATTCTATTCCacccaaatccaaggagcgGCCGCTTCCATTCAAGCTGTGCAAGACCAGCTACTCCACAATTCCACTACTCGTCCCACggccccacctccaccttctggcacagccacctccaccaatcccCCACCCGCTCCTGCGTCTTCCAATTCGGATTTGAAATTTGCTAAACCCAATAAGTTCAGTGGCAAGAAAGAAGACGCCCTCAATTTCATTATTGCCTGCCAGGCCtatataagggcaaaaggAGCAAATAGATCCCACGAGGAGAAAATATTGTGGGTAACGTCATATTTTGAAGGTGCAGCAGAAGATTGGGTTCGTCCCTATAAAGAAAGGAAGGTTTTCAGGGGAGAAGCGGTCCCACTATTGGAAGATATTGATGTATTCTGGGCAGAGTTCACTAAACATTATGTGGACACAAATCGTGATGAAAAGTACcgccaaaaatggaacaacttGCGGCAGAAGGCTTTGGTACAAGAATACACCCGGGAATTTCAACAATACTCTGTTTCCCTGGGATATAGCGACAAAACCCTGCGCAATAAGTACTATGATGGCCTCCAAAACAATATTAAGGACATCATGCTGTCaactatgttccaatggcgccGCGCTACTGCCCAACAAGTCTATGATAAGGCAGAGGAGATTGCAAACCATATTGAATCTACACGCTTATCTCATCCTTCTGTCTCTACAGTCCGCGCCCCTGCCAACGCCGCCCCCACTACCACTTCCATTCCCCCTTCCACCCGCACTCGTCTCAATGTGGGAGACAATGTTTATATGATTGACCCAACCACCcgccgcgccaagaaaggcgctatcacttcaattgtttgcactacctctggcaatatgccaAATGTTTGTTGGAATGGAGAATCCAAGGACACCATGGTCCCATTCCCCTCCCTAAAAAAGGATGAGCGCCCTGCAGCGGCCGCCCCAGTTAAACCAATTGTTGCCCCTGTCCCGGTGTTAGCCACAAGCAAGGGTCCAGGccccatggatcttgatggaaggggtTTTGCAAATCTAACCTGCCATGTGTGCGGCGGAAAGGGCCATTTTGCACGCAACTGTCCCtctaagcccatgtctggacatgtggctaatgtcaaatggtcttgggaaaggcctaaagaagaaaataggattgaagttgtctctgatgaggaagagtcgggaaaaggaaaagccaaggccgactaa
- a CDS encoding Retrotransposable element Tf2 protein, translating into MLWLKKHNPQISWEKHTLVFNLLYCSNNCLSVPAVLELKAVEEIPLPYQEFSKVFSEEESSKLPPHRPYNIAIELLPDARPQHGPIYSLGPREDAELKETIEKQLKAGLIRPSKSPMASPILFVKKKNGKLRMCVDYWRLNSMTKKNVYPLPLPQNLIEKLQGAKIFSKFDLKAGYNLVRIKEGDEWKTAFKTKYGLFEYLVMPFGLTNAPAAFQDMMNEIFRDLLDVYVIIYLDDILVFSLNKKDHEAHVREVLKRLQDNDLFCNIEKCHFHVKKIDYLGFIISEFGIEVDQSKVTDAMNWSTPKNVKNIQEFLGFVNFYRRFIPNFGNMARPLYNLLKKDSTWKWEQAEQQSFDGLKKCLTSAPLLLQPDTTKQFYVECDALDYATGAILSQRNLEGKLAPVAYLSKSLSPAEKNYDIFDKELLAVIRAFKEWRHLLEGSELPVQVLMDHKNLEYFSTSQSLNKQQI; encoded by the coding sequence ATGTTGTGGTTAAAAAagcacaatccccaaatatcatgggaaaaacatacactcGTTTTCAACTTGTTATATTGTTCCAATAATTGTCTGTCTGTACCCGCTGTCCtagaactcaaggcagtagaagaaatacCACTACCTTATCAAGAATTTTCCAAGGTCTtctctgaggaagaatcaTCCAAATTGCCACCCCACCGTCCTTACAATATTGCCATTGAGTTACTCCCGGATGCGCGACCACAACATGGTCCCATATACAGTTTAGGTCCAAGGGAGGATGCGGAACTTAAAGAAACCATTGAGAAACAACTCAAAGCAGGTTTAATCCGCCCGTCTAAATCCCCTATGGCCTCTCCCATATTATTTGTtaaaaagaaaaatgggaagttacgcatgtgtgtggattATTGGCGTCTGAACAgtatgaccaagaaaaacgtctatcccctgcccttgccacagaatctcattgagaaattaCAAGGGGCTAAgatctttagcaaatttgatCTCAAGGCAGGATACAACCTAGTCcgaatcaaagaaggcgatgaatggaaaaccgctttcaaaacaaaatacggactatttgaatatttggtcatgccttttggattaacaaatgcaccggcggcttttcaagacatgatgaatgagatattcagGGATCTTCTGGATGTCTACGTCATCATTTATTTGGACGACATTCTGGTATTCTCTTTGAACAAAAAGGATCATGAAGCTCATGTACGAGAAGTACTTAAAAGGTTGCAAGACAATGATCTCTTCTGCAACATTGAaaaatgtcatttccacgtcaagaAAATCGATTACTTAGGGTTTATTATATCCGAATTTGGCATAGAAGTGGATCAGTCTAAAGTTACAGACGCTATGAActggtcaacacctaagaatgtcaagaacatccaagaattcttaggatttgtaaACTTTTACAGACGATTTATCCCTAATTTTGGCAACATGGCACGACCTCTGTACAACCTGCTCAAAAAAGATAgtacttggaaatgggaacaggcggaacaacaatcctttgaTGGTCTGAAGAAATGTCTTACATCAGCACCTCTGCTTCTACAACCAGACACCACAAAACAATTTTATGTGGAATGTGACGCCTTGGATTATGCCACTGGAGCAATACTATCTCAACGTAATCTAGAAGGGAAATTAGCCCCTGTAGCCTATTTATCTAAATCCCTATCCCCAGCTGAAAAGAACTACgatatctttgacaaggaattactgGCAGTTATCAgggcatttaaagaatggcgccaCCTACTGGAAGGATCAGAATTACCAGTCCAAGTCCTAATGGATCAtaagaacttggaatacttcTCCACATCACAATCCTTGAATAAACAACAGATTTGA
- a CDS encoding Transposon Tf2-12 polyprotein: protein MVHFIPTQSTALAIDIANLFITYIWKLHGLPRSTVSDRGPTFNAKFICHLYKRLDIKPTYSTAYHPQTDGQTEQIQQEAEIFIRMFGNHCQSDWVSLLPLAKFALNNLKQTSTGKSPFQICYGYNPRFTVGQKSDESVPNADKHAEFLEKGYDEVKATLSISQERMKHFYDQRHREEEEIQVGNKVWLSHQNISTDRPSIKLSHKKLGPYLVIKKIGLHAYKLQLPHTMRIHPVFHINLLTKFHPDPHGRDPPQPAPIITEEGEEEYEVERILDSKWKGRGKSKKLWYLVKWKGYDKGSNSWEAVDNVGNAQEAIKEFHMEHPDAVGA, encoded by the coding sequence ATGGTCCATTTTATTCCTACCCAATCCACAGCGTTGGCtattgacattgccaacttATTCATCACATACatctggaagttacatggcCTCCCCAGGAGTACCGTTTCAGATAGAGGTCCTACATttaatgccaagtttatttGTCATCTATATAAAAGGCTAGACATCAAGCCTACATATtctacagcctaccatcctcaaacagatggtcaaacagaACAAATACAACAAGAGGCTGAGATCTTTATACgtatgtttgggaatcattgtcaatCAGACTGGGTATCACTATTAccattggccaaatttgctttgaacaatttgaaacagacttccacaggcaaatcccctttccaaatatgTTACGGCTATAATCCAAGATTTACAGTTGGTCAAAAGTCAGATGAGTCAGTCCCTAACGCAGACAAACATGCAGAATTCTTAGAAAAGGGCtatgatgaagtcaaggcaACGTTATcaatatcccaagaaaggatgaaacacttctatgatcaacgtcacagagaagaagaagaaattcaagtagggaACAAAGTTTGGCTAAGTCATCAGAATATATCCACCGATAGACCATCCATCAAGCTTAGCCACAAAAAGCTAGGTCCCTACTTGGTAATCAAAAAAATTGGATTGCATGCGTATAAATTACAACTACCTCACaccatgcgcatacatccagtcttTCACATTAATCTTCTGACAAAAttccatcctgaccctcatggacgcgaccctcctcaacctgcacctattattacagaagaaggtgaggaagaatatgaagttgAAAGAATCCTGGacagcaaatggaaagggcgtggcaaatcaaagaaactctggtatttagttaagtggaagggatacgacAAAGGAAGCAACTCGTGGGAAGCAGTGGATAATGTGGGTAACGCTCAAGAAGCCATAAAAGAATTCCACATGGAACAtcctgatgcagttggagcttga
- a CDS encoding Retrotransposable element Tf2 protein produces the protein MGAILSQQGKDNCLHPVAYMSKSFSGAKANYNTHDKELLAIIKALEEWRIFLEVMDKLVQVDFNFEIHYRPGKQSGKPNALSRWSDYKDDPQEPEIMLPAEVFANTLEEELEIVTEIHSKLREDPSLKAIIQFLTEGADNAPPSIQKAYQDYDWEEDLLWYQGKLVVPDLETLKERLLKEFHDSPLVGHPGQQRTLELLSQNYWWPGMKSLAKEWVECCPTCQANCCAHAPVIALKPLEVPPYPFHTILYDFITGFPKSQGFDTILVVIDSFSKFGHFIPTTKKVSAKGLAELFISHVWKLHGLPVKTISDRGTMFTGKFLRALYQCLGVKPAFSSAYHPESDGQTERVNQFIEFYLRSYVAADHSDWATWLLLAEYAYNNAIHAATGKTPFKLVYGRNPVMNPSNIPANVPEANQVANTLAWEWKEAEAALRMTKERMAGNKGIIPEYSIGEKVWLDAKNIEIRSNSNKLDPRRLGPFEVTKKISSHAYCLKLPKSLKIHNIFYVGLLSKSYKSPSQPFPEKPPPETIEGEEEYEVEQIIDSKQQQGKWFYLIKWKGYGPEDNSWEPEELLEHSQDKIKRFNQARLKKACDTAKSL, from the exons atgggtgccatactcagccaacaaggAAAAGATAACTGCCTACACCCAgttgcctatatgtccaaatcatTCTCAGGAGCCAAAGCTAACTACAATacccatgataaggagcttctggccatcatcaaagcaCTGGAAGAATGGCGCATCTTTTTGGAGGTAATGGATAAACTGGTCCAGGT tgacttcaactttgaaatacattaccgcccagggaagcaatcagggaagcccAATGCCTTGTCAAGATGGTCAGACTACAAAGATGATCCCCAAGAACCAGAGATTATGCTcccagcagaagtctttgccaacaccttggaggaagaactagaaattgtcacagaaatacATTCCAAATTGAGAGAAGACCCCTCCCTTAAAGcaatcatccagttcctgacAGAAGGCGCGGACAATGCACCCCCTTCAATTCAAAAAGCCTACCAGgattatgattgggaagaagatctGTTATGGTACCAAGGAAAATTAGTGGTCCCAGACTTGGAAACCCTGAAAGAGAGATTGCTCAAAGAATTTCATGACTCTCCCTTGGTGGGCCATCCAGGACAACAGCGCACCCTAGAACTCCTCAGTCaaaactactggtggccaggaatgaaatccttggccaaggaatgggtggaatgttgCCCCACTTGTCAAGCCAACTGTTGCGCCCATGCTCCTGTCATTGCCTTAAAACCTTTGGAAGTCCcaccatatcctttccacacAATCTTGTATGATttcatcacaggattccctaaATCACAAGGGTTTGACACAATCCTGGTTGTCAtagactccttctccaagtttggacacttcatcccaacaaCCAAGAAAGTCTCAGCCAAGGGCCTAGCAGAGCTGTTCATTTCACACGTTTGGAAATTGCATGGGTTACCAGTCAAAACAATCTCAGACAGGGGCACCATGTTTACAGGAAAATTCCTCAGGGCACTCTACCAGTGTCTTGGAGTAAAACCAGCTTTCTCATCAGCTTACCATCCAGAGtctgatggacaaacagagagagtgaaccagttcattgagttttaCCTTAGATCATATGTTGCGGCAGATCACTCAGACTGGGCCACCTGGTTACTGCTGGCAGagtatgcatacaacaacgccatACACGCTGCCactgggaaaacccccttcaaattggtctatggaagaaatcctgTCATGAACCCATCCAACATCCCAgcaaatgtcccagaagccaaCCAAGTGGCCAACACCCTAGCCtgggaatggaaagaagcagaAGCTGCTCTCAGGATGACTAAGGAAAGAATGGCAGGGAATAAGGGGATAATTCCAGAATATTCCATTGGAGAAAAAGTATGGCTAGATGCAAAAAACATTGAAATCAGgtcaaactccaacaaattaGACCCAAGGCGCCTAGGACCTTTTGAagtaaccaagaaaatctccagccatgcGTACTGCCTCAAGCTCCCCAAATCCCTAAAAATCCACAACATTTTCTATGTGGGTCTGCTATCCAAATCCTACAagtccccaagtcaaccattcccagaaaaacctccccctgaaacaatagagggagaagaagaatatgaagtagaacaaatcattgactccaaacaacaacaggggaaatggttttacttgataaaatggaaaggttacggACCTGAAGACAATTcttgggaaccagaggaaTTGCTAGAACATAGCCAGGACAAGATTAAGCGCTTCAACCAGGCTAGActcaaaaaggcttgtgacactgccaagagcctttaa